One Ostrea edulis chromosome 2, xbOstEdul1.1, whole genome shotgun sequence genomic region harbors:
- the LOC125681792 gene encoding NADH dehydrogenase [ubiquinone] 1 alpha subcomplex subunit 2-like isoform X1, with protein sequence MYMYLGLALLYPHSLETAILQICYTAMKLHSNMDRQTNREFIESHYVPIKQSNPNFPILIRECSDIQPRVFARYEFGQESSSSLSNLSSEEVMKVVSKMATA encoded by the exons atgtacatgtaccttggtTTAGCATTGCTATATCCCCATAGCTTAGAAACAGCCATCCTCCAGATTTGCTATACTGCAATGAAGTTACATAGTaatatggacagacagacaaacag GGAGTTTATAGAAAGCCATTATGTACCCATAAAGCAGAGTAACCCAAACTTTCCAATATTAATACGAGAGTGCAGTGATATTCAACCGAGAGTTTTTGCTAGATATG AGTTTGGACAGGAAAGCAGTTCATCTCTTAGTAACCTGAGCAGTGAAGAAGTTATGAAAGTGGTGTCAAAAATGGCAACAGCATGA